Proteins from a genomic interval of Drosophila melanogaster chromosome 2R:
- the CG30430 gene encoding uncharacterized protein, isoform A, which yields MCCGPCCGTCYYPCCSPCFSGRCFGPRCGFYSGPCGPCCGGGCCSSCGPSC from the coding sequence ATGTGTTGCGGGCCCTGCTGTGGAACTTGCTACTACCCTTGCTGTAGCCCCTGCTTTAGTGGCCGTTGTTTTGGACCACGATGCGGATTCTATAGTGGACCATGTGGACCTTGCTGCGGGGGCggatgctgcagcagctgcggaCCGTCTTGTTAA
- the CG43106 gene encoding uncharacterized protein, with the protein MSCICQYHDLGDIATRDLVAFPLPASDDMSAFNEVNKESLGHNAAEIRLSASSLSDCRVENWLLKKKLREYEVTIENLEQLVTTIVEKQHQILSEMFSLRKQNRELQSECHLQREYHSLERNALMKELHDAQIVCRSRNLDTACRSDEHQGSVSLPPGDTLLKSESSYGDFEEEDMSESDDGDQCEKCWVGNNKEDFDAGENYAEPSALSSGQNSGRTSPSLSSSVTGDSESADDRFLNNISINQSLTSDSDPEYADK; encoded by the exons ATGTCCTGTATTTGCCAATACCATGATCTCGGGGACATTGCCACCAGAGACCTAGTAGCGTTTCCTTTGCCTGCAAGTGACGACATGAGCGCTTTCAACGA GGTGAATAAAGAATCATTGGGGCATAATGCTGCTGAGATTAGATTGTCGGCCTCAAGTCTATCCGACTGCCGTGTAGAGAACTGGCTCCTTAAAAAGAAATTACGCGAATACGAAGTTACAATTGAGAACCTTGAGCAGTTGGTGACTACTATAGTTGAGAAGCAGCATCAAATTTTGAGCGAAATGTTTTCCTTACGCAAACAAAACCGAGAGCTGCAATCCGAGTGTCATCTTCAACGCGAGTATCACTCATTGGAAAGAAATGCCTTGATGAAGGAGCTGCATGACGCTCAAATCGTGTGTAGAAGTCGAAATCTGGATACG GCATGTCGATCAGATGAACATCAAGGTAGTGTAAGTTTGCCACCTGGGGACACGCTCCTTAAATCTGAATCCTCTTATGGTGATTTCGAAGAGGAAGACATGAGTGAATCGGACGACGGAGATCAGTGCGAAAAATGTTGGGTCGGCAATAATAAAGAGGATTTTGATGCTGGAGAAAATTACGCAGAGCCTTCAGCACTTAGTTCAGGTCAAAATTCTGGTAGGACATCACCGTCCTTATCAAGCTCAGTAACAGGGGACTCGGAATCGGCTGACGACAGATTTCTCAATAACATAAGCATTAATCAGAGCCTTACTAGTGATAGCGATCCGGAATATGCAGACAAATAA